In one Pseudarthrobacter sp. NBSH8 genomic region, the following are encoded:
- a CDS encoding glycosyltransferase family 2 protein: MVSHNGSAYLPRTLAAVADQTRPADSHIGVDTGSRDDSAVLLERAFGVTNVSTFPHGKSGMGGAVRAGLDTHSPWEGRSQRAATEWIWLIHDDAAPAPEALAELLSAVERAPSVTVAGCKQLDWHTERRLIDVGLSTSRWAERLTLIDADELDQGQYNGRTDTFAVNSAGMLVRRDIWELLKGFDPALPGTGDDVDFCWRNRLAGHRVVVVPTARMFHVAHRPHAQGNAAAARKAQVHLRLKHAPLWKVPVHAAGALLGSLFKLVLSIAVKDPGHGFSQLVATFAALARPGAVAKARRTAASSRRIRRSVIKKLQTPRREVWNHRRSLMEALGADNSPADGLVHDPMADQPTGDAADDFAALTTSERGWVGTGALAAVLIASVASLTALSGLFRAEAVSGGGLIPVSSTLGEVWHHASSWWISLGAGLPGRGDPFGYVLWILGLLGGGDANAAMAWLLLLAAPLAGLTAWFAAGGLTIRRRFRLVAALFWAAAPALQIALNQGRAGALVAHIMIPLLVLALLRATGSAVGHGRFIVPSPDDRRFTEKPPARPGINGMPSWTAAAAAGLVLGVVTASAPSLLIPATVLIVLCGLMLGRRGRTVWWALLPSAALFLPFGLSVIDRPRALLADPGVPLGFEAAPLWQQFLGQPLLFSAEGGLTGLPFFSGQAIPWALVLALLLAVPVLLLAVAALFLPGKRSRTARVLWVAALVIFAGGWLAGHVATGATADTLVTPFTGPAISAGGFALLGAALIGAERLLDAADRAASPSIRRTVALRSATALAMVVLLAGPLAGMAVWSAQNLLRSTATARPAEVASGPALGTPRLVEAGSARTLPATAIDRGTGPEQARTLLISTQENGAYDAALMRGAGTTLDSMSAIAAARNILGAPGQETVREDDDVTASIRSVVATLVAGQGVDPRPGLERLGAGFVVLRSADTAAQLTASRMDAVPGLVAVGQTDVGWLWRITPLNQPVLQPADVAHRVRIVDGAGATVALLPSKYDDVDTAVAGGPEGRLVVLAERADPGWSAWFDGRRLTATTSGSAQAFTLPASAGQLTIRYEAPGALWSGIAQITVIGLTVMLAIPMPARRPNTGLSRDEGSLRKEHQNA, from the coding sequence GTGGTGTCCCACAACGGCAGTGCCTATCTCCCCAGAACCCTGGCTGCCGTCGCGGACCAGACCCGGCCCGCGGATTCCCATATCGGGGTGGACACGGGATCGAGAGACGACTCCGCTGTCCTCCTGGAGCGGGCCTTCGGCGTAACCAATGTGAGCACCTTCCCGCATGGCAAGAGCGGCATGGGCGGCGCCGTACGGGCCGGACTCGACACCCACTCGCCCTGGGAAGGCCGGTCCCAGCGAGCCGCCACAGAGTGGATCTGGCTGATTCACGACGATGCGGCCCCGGCGCCGGAGGCGTTGGCCGAACTCCTCAGTGCCGTGGAACGCGCACCCTCCGTGACAGTGGCTGGCTGCAAGCAACTGGACTGGCACACCGAACGCCGGCTGATCGACGTCGGGCTCTCCACCAGCCGCTGGGCCGAGCGGCTTACCCTGATCGATGCCGACGAACTGGACCAGGGCCAGTACAACGGCCGCACTGACACCTTTGCGGTGAACTCGGCCGGCATGCTGGTCCGCAGGGACATTTGGGAGCTCCTGAAAGGGTTCGACCCCGCACTGCCCGGCACCGGCGACGACGTCGACTTCTGCTGGCGCAACCGCCTTGCCGGGCACCGCGTGGTGGTGGTTCCCACTGCGCGGATGTTCCACGTAGCACATCGGCCCCATGCCCAGGGAAACGCCGCCGCAGCGCGGAAAGCCCAGGTCCATCTGCGCCTCAAGCATGCCCCGCTCTGGAAGGTGCCCGTCCATGCGGCCGGTGCGCTGCTGGGCAGCCTCTTCAAACTTGTGCTGAGCATTGCCGTCAAGGATCCCGGGCATGGTTTCTCTCAGCTGGTGGCCACGTTCGCTGCCCTGGCCCGGCCCGGTGCCGTCGCCAAGGCACGCAGGACGGCGGCCAGCAGCCGGCGGATCCGGCGGTCGGTCATCAAGAAGCTGCAGACGCCGCGGCGTGAAGTCTGGAACCACCGCCGCTCCCTCATGGAGGCCCTGGGCGCCGACAACTCCCCGGCCGACGGCCTGGTCCATGACCCCATGGCGGACCAGCCAACAGGGGACGCAGCAGATGACTTCGCTGCGCTGACCACCAGCGAACGGGGTTGGGTGGGGACCGGCGCCCTCGCCGCCGTGCTTATCGCGTCCGTGGCTTCCCTCACGGCTCTCAGCGGGCTGTTCCGGGCCGAAGCCGTTTCGGGTGGAGGCCTCATTCCGGTGTCCTCTACCCTCGGCGAAGTCTGGCACCACGCGTCCAGCTGGTGGATCAGCTTGGGAGCAGGGCTTCCGGGCAGGGGAGACCCTTTCGGCTATGTGCTGTGGATCCTTGGCCTGCTCGGCGGGGGAGATGCCAACGCGGCCATGGCGTGGCTCCTACTGCTCGCCGCTCCGCTGGCCGGCCTGACGGCGTGGTTTGCGGCCGGTGGCCTGACCATCCGGCGCCGCTTCCGACTCGTTGCCGCGCTCTTCTGGGCGGCCGCTCCGGCCTTGCAGATAGCGCTGAACCAAGGCCGCGCGGGTGCCCTGGTGGCCCACATCATGATTCCGCTGCTGGTTCTGGCGCTTTTGCGAGCCACTGGGTCGGCCGTGGGCCACGGACGTTTTATTGTCCCGTCCCCGGATGACCGGCGTTTCACTGAAAAACCGCCTGCACGGCCGGGGATCAACGGCATGCCGTCCTGGACTGCCGCCGCCGCCGCGGGGTTGGTGCTGGGCGTTGTGACCGCGTCGGCGCCCTCGCTGCTGATTCCCGCCACGGTGCTTATCGTGCTCTGCGGGCTGATGCTTGGCCGCCGTGGCCGCACCGTGTGGTGGGCCCTGCTGCCCAGCGCCGCGCTCTTTCTTCCCTTCGGCCTATCCGTCATCGACCGGCCGCGGGCCTTACTGGCAGACCCGGGTGTTCCGCTGGGGTTCGAGGCAGCCCCGCTATGGCAGCAATTCCTGGGCCAGCCGCTGCTGTTCTCCGCCGAAGGTGGCTTGACAGGCCTTCCGTTCTTCAGCGGCCAGGCCATCCCGTGGGCACTCGTGCTCGCACTTCTGCTGGCCGTTCCCGTTCTGCTGCTGGCCGTTGCCGCCCTTTTCCTCCCGGGTAAGCGCAGCAGGACCGCACGTGTTCTCTGGGTGGCGGCCCTGGTGATCTTCGCCGGTGGCTGGCTGGCCGGGCACGTTGCCACCGGCGCCACTGCGGACACCCTGGTGACACCGTTCACCGGTCCGGCCATCTCGGCCGGCGGGTTCGCACTGCTCGGAGCAGCCCTGATCGGTGCCGAGCGGTTGCTTGATGCCGCAGACCGGGCAGCCTCGCCCAGTATTCGGCGCACGGTGGCGCTCCGCTCCGCGACGGCGCTTGCCATGGTGGTGCTGCTGGCAGGTCCGCTGGCCGGCATGGCGGTGTGGTCGGCGCAGAACCTGCTCCGTTCCACAGCCACGGCCCGCCCCGCCGAGGTGGCGTCCGGTCCTGCGCTGGGAACGCCCCGCCTGGTAGAGGCAGGCAGTGCCCGGACGCTTCCCGCTACGGCCATCGACCGGGGCACCGGGCCGGAGCAGGCACGCACGCTGCTGATCAGCACCCAGGAAAACGGCGCCTATGACGCGGCCCTGATGCGCGGCGCCGGGACCACGCTGGACAGCATGTCAGCCATCGCCGCAGCCCGGAACATTCTGGGCGCACCCGGCCAGGAGACGGTCAGGGAGGACGACGACGTCACGGCGTCTATCCGAAGCGTCGTGGCCACCCTGGTGGCCGGGCAAGGTGTGGATCCCCGGCCCGGGCTTGAGCGCCTGGGCGCCGGGTTCGTGGTGCTGCGCTCGGCAGATACGGCCGCCCAGCTGACGGCCAGCAGAATGGACGCCGTGCCGGGGCTCGTTGCCGTCGGCCAGACGGATGTCGGCTGGCTCTGGCGGATTACGCCGCTGAACCAGCCTGTGCTGCAGCCTGCCGACGTCGCCCATCGCGTCAGGATTGTGGACGGGGCCGGAGCCACGGTGGCGCTCTTGCCTTCCAAGTACGACGACGTCGACACCGCCGTCGCCGGGGGACCGGAAGGGCGGCTGGTGGTGCTCGCCGAACGGGCGGACCCTGGATGGAGCGCCTGGTTCGACGGGCGGAGGCTCACGGCAACGACGTCCGGCTCGGCCCAGGCGTTCACCTTGCCGGCCTCCGCCGGACAGCTGACCATCCGCTACGAGGCGCCCGGGGCACTTTGGTCCGGAATCGCACAGATCACGGTGATCGGACTCACTGTAATGCTCGCCATTCCCATGCCCGCACGCCGGCCCAACACCGGGCTGTCGAGGGACGAAGGATCTTTGCGTAAGGAACACCAGAATGCATAA
- a CDS encoding DUF5719 family protein, producing MHKDAARRTPRKQMLAGLVSAVAIVAAAGAVLAAASVAPQPAGSRSIPAVLVAVPAGASTGVCAGPARLLEGTEAGTDPQFSPESATAKSTVTGAVLSAPGGVLPGSRLAALDGTPAVEIAKDGSQPGQGTGPQDLTAGVLAGHSVDDATLLSADAQASQKPSAAGVMKFTATDGDLQGSAAANCQPPANDLWLSGASTTVGRTSVLLLSNASSTPATVSLELFGSKGQIQAPGSRGLLVAPGGTRSIVLAGLTPGEAQLTVHVRSAGGPVAAAIQQSVLRGLTPGGIDFIAPGAAPAARQVMTAVDIQDAGAISALTGNSGYNDAGPALAITVPGPSDAVVEVKLFGRDGQKALPGGGVVTAKAGAVTEISLAGVPAGHYTVSASSDVSFVAAARITRGVTNEKASDVAWAASGVRLGSQHVVPVPQGGDRILVFGVLENRATVTYAAITADGKIRAAATADVAGGTTTSIKVPEKVDESEIVAYVVSASGDAAYGALLLQQEGRDDISTVAFTPAASGHEKVPVSLGY from the coding sequence ATGCATAAGGACGCAGCCCGCAGGACCCCGCGCAAGCAGATGCTGGCAGGCCTGGTCTCGGCTGTGGCGATTGTGGCCGCGGCCGGTGCGGTGCTCGCTGCCGCGTCAGTGGCTCCGCAGCCGGCGGGCAGCCGCAGCATTCCAGCCGTGCTGGTAGCTGTTCCCGCTGGCGCCAGCACAGGGGTATGTGCCGGCCCTGCCCGCCTGCTCGAAGGGACTGAGGCGGGCACTGATCCCCAGTTCAGCCCTGAATCCGCGACCGCGAAGAGCACCGTCACGGGCGCCGTCCTGAGCGCCCCCGGCGGGGTTCTTCCCGGGAGCAGGCTCGCCGCGCTTGACGGGACGCCCGCCGTCGAGATCGCCAAGGACGGCAGCCAGCCCGGCCAGGGGACAGGTCCCCAGGACCTGACCGCCGGCGTCCTCGCCGGGCACAGCGTGGATGATGCCACCCTCCTGAGCGCCGACGCCCAGGCCAGCCAGAAACCCTCCGCCGCCGGTGTTATGAAATTCACCGCCACGGACGGTGACCTGCAGGGCTCGGCCGCTGCCAACTGCCAGCCGCCCGCCAACGATCTCTGGCTCTCGGGCGCAAGCACCACTGTGGGCCGCACTTCCGTCCTGCTGCTCAGCAACGCTTCAAGCACACCCGCCACCGTCAGCCTGGAGCTCTTCGGCAGCAAGGGCCAGATCCAGGCGCCGGGCAGCAGGGGTCTGCTGGTTGCGCCGGGAGGTACCCGCTCAATAGTCCTGGCCGGCCTGACCCCCGGTGAAGCTCAGCTCACGGTTCATGTCCGGAGCGCAGGCGGTCCCGTGGCCGCGGCCATCCAGCAGAGTGTCCTGCGGGGACTTACGCCCGGCGGCATCGACTTCATCGCTCCTGGGGCCGCTCCTGCCGCACGGCAGGTCATGACCGCGGTAGACATCCAGGACGCCGGCGCGATCTCCGCCCTAACGGGAAACAGCGGCTACAACGACGCCGGCCCTGCGCTGGCGATCACGGTGCCCGGACCGTCGGATGCGGTAGTGGAGGTCAAGCTCTTCGGCCGGGACGGCCAGAAAGCCTTACCCGGCGGCGGTGTGGTCACGGCAAAAGCCGGGGCTGTCACCGAGATTTCGCTGGCGGGTGTCCCTGCCGGCCACTACACGGTGTCCGCCAGTTCGGACGTGTCTTTTGTGGCGGCAGCCCGCATCACGCGGGGCGTCACGAACGAGAAAGCCTCGGACGTGGCCTGGGCTGCCTCCGGTGTCCGGCTGGGAAGCCAGCACGTGGTGCCCGTGCCCCAGGGCGGTGACCGGATCCTGGTGTTCGGCGTCCTCGAGAACCGGGCCACGGTCACCTACGCTGCCATCACCGCGGACGGCAAGATCCGCGCTGCCGCAACTGCCGACGTCGCCGGCGGCACCACAACGTCCATCAAGGTCCCCGAGAAGGTGGACGAGTCGGAAATAGTGGCCTACGTTGTCTCCGCGTCAGGTGACGCCGCCTACGGCGCGCTGCTCCTGCAGCAGGAGGGCCGGGACGACATTTCCACGGTGGCCTTTACGCCGGCCGCTTCAGGGCACGAAAAGGTGCCAGTCTCCCTGGGATACTGA
- a CDS encoding metallopeptidase family protein has product MQSSNQDSAFSVRLADPDVRAAETGSGSPGRSFAMRRRNRHGRGLRGELMLPTLPGYRTRSDRFDEMVLDSAQRLHDIWGKTLDGVRFAVDEIPPELEQLVADAAQPPMGAYTPATAEEGPVITLYRRVVEQGCGSREELQDLVHDVVVEHTAEMLGVAPETLDPVYRRRY; this is encoded by the coding sequence ATGCAGTCATCGAACCAAGATTCAGCTTTTTCGGTCCGGTTGGCTGACCCGGATGTCCGCGCCGCAGAAACGGGCTCGGGTTCGCCCGGCCGCAGCTTTGCGATGCGCCGCCGGAACCGCCACGGCCGCGGCCTGCGCGGGGAGCTGATGTTGCCCACACTCCCCGGATATCGGACCCGCTCAGACCGCTTTGATGAGATGGTGCTGGATTCCGCGCAGCGGCTCCACGACATCTGGGGCAAAACGCTCGACGGCGTACGGTTTGCCGTTGACGAAATACCCCCGGAGCTGGAGCAGTTGGTGGCGGACGCCGCACAGCCTCCCATGGGCGCTTACACCCCCGCAACGGCCGAGGAGGGCCCTGTGATCACCCTGTACCGCCGGGTAGTTGAGCAGGGTTGCGGCAGCCGGGAGGAACTCCAGGACCTGGTGCACGACGTTGTGGTGGAACACACCGCCGAAATGCTTGGCGTGGCGCCGGAAACTCTGGATCCGGTTTACCGCCGCCGGTACTGA
- a CDS encoding ISL3 family transposase — protein sequence MFKTTFQCPDLTTFCRLDELGLEATGQFLAADRAVIACRVVATDEWCRKCGCQGIPRDTVTRELGHEPFGWRPTTLLVRIRRYRCTGCGHVWRQDTSQAAEPRSKLSRRGLVWALEGIVCQHLTVARVAEGLGVSWNTANKAVLAEGRRVLINDPNRFDGVKIIGVDEHVWRHTRHGDKYVTVIIDLTPVRDKTGPSRLLDMVEGRSKQVFATWLKQRPQAWRDGVEVVAMDGFSGFKSAASEELPSAVAVMDPFHVVRLAGDALNDCRRRVQQATCGHRGRAGDPLYKARLTLHTGDGLLTEKQQKRIADLFAEEKHVEVEATWGAYQRMIAAYREKDQDQGKKLMQALIDSLSSGVPAALKELKKMGGTLKRRAADVLAYFDRPGTSNGPTEAINGRLEHLRGSALGFRNLTNYVARSLLESGGFRPKLHSAF from the coding sequence GTGTTTAAAACTACCTTTCAATGCCCTGACCTGACTACTTTCTGCCGCTTGGACGAGCTTGGCTTGGAAGCGACCGGGCAGTTCCTTGCTGCCGATCGTGCCGTGATCGCCTGCCGTGTGGTGGCCACGGACGAATGGTGCCGCAAGTGCGGTTGCCAAGGCATCCCGCGGGACACAGTGACCCGGGAACTTGGCCATGAACCCTTCGGCTGGCGGCCAACCACCTTGCTGGTACGAATCCGTCGCTATCGATGTACCGGGTGCGGGCATGTATGGCGGCAAGACACGTCCCAGGCGGCCGAACCACGGTCAAAGCTTTCCCGTCGCGGCCTGGTGTGGGCGTTGGAAGGCATCGTGTGTCAGCACCTCACCGTGGCCCGCGTCGCCGAGGGCCTGGGTGTGTCCTGGAATACCGCGAACAAGGCTGTACTGGCTGAAGGGCGGCGTGTGCTGATCAATGACCCCAACCGCTTCGACGGGGTGAAGATTATCGGCGTTGATGAGCATGTGTGGCGACACACCAGGCATGGAGACAAGTACGTCACCGTCATCATTGACCTGACCCCGGTTCGCGACAAGACCGGCCCGTCCCGGCTGCTGGATATGGTCGAGGGCCGTTCCAAACAGGTCTTCGCTACTTGGCTGAAACAACGTCCTCAAGCGTGGCGGGACGGGGTGGAAGTCGTGGCCATGGACGGCTTCTCCGGGTTCAAGAGTGCCGCGTCCGAAGAGCTGCCTTCCGCTGTTGCGGTGATGGATCCGTTCCATGTCGTCCGTCTTGCCGGCGACGCACTCAATGACTGCCGTCGCCGGGTTCAGCAAGCCACGTGCGGGCACCGGGGACGGGCCGGGGATCCGCTCTACAAGGCCCGGCTGACGCTGCATACCGGTGACGGGTTGCTGACCGAGAAACAACAAAAGCGAATTGCTGACCTCTTCGCCGAGGAGAAGCATGTCGAGGTCGAAGCGACGTGGGGCGCGTATCAACGCATGATCGCCGCCTACCGGGAGAAGGACCAGGATCAAGGTAAGAAGCTCATGCAGGCCCTCATTGACTCCCTCAGCTCTGGGGTCCCCGCCGCCCTGAAAGAACTGAAAAAGATGGGCGGAACACTCAAACGCAGGGCAGCAGACGTGCTCGCGTACTTTGACCGACCAGGCACCTCCAACGGCCCAACGGAGGCAATCAACGGACGTCTGGAACACCTGCGCGGCTCTGCCCTCGGCTTCCGCAATCTCACCAACTACGTCGCCAGATCACTGCTGGAATCTGGAGGATTCAGACCGAAACTACACTCTGCATTCTGA
- a CDS encoding DUF3499 domain-containing protein, which produces MGAIRQCSRSACRQSAVATLTYVYADSTAVLGPLATYAEPHCYDLCEQHAGSLTVPRGWEVLRLAMPTSPQQPGPDDLLALANAVREAAGQPPKQLTTPGQRVSHSALEAPAGTEGVRRGHLRALREPS; this is translated from the coding sequence GTGGGAGCTATCCGTCAATGTTCAAGGTCAGCCTGCCGTCAGTCGGCGGTGGCAACTTTGACGTACGTCTATGCCGATTCCACCGCCGTCCTGGGTCCGCTTGCCACCTACGCCGAGCCTCATTGTTACGATTTGTGCGAGCAGCACGCAGGGTCCCTGACGGTGCCCCGCGGCTGGGAAGTGCTTCGTTTGGCGATGCCGACGAGCCCGCAGCAGCCGGGACCGGACGACCTCCTGGCCCTTGCCAACGCGGTCCGCGAAGCGGCGGGACAGCCGCCCAAGCAGCTGACCACGCCGGGCCAGCGGGTCTCGCATTCAGCGCTGGAGGCCCCAGCCGGCACGGAAGGCGTCCGCCGGGGGCATCTGCGCGCACTGCGCGAACCTTCCTGA
- a CDS encoding Trm112 family protein, producing MPKISPELLSVLRCPVTGSPVVQEGEELVSTAAGASGVKLRYPIEDGIPLLLPPELLQAATAAGSDQHDPAVRPATD from the coding sequence ATGCCAAAGATCAGTCCTGAACTGTTGTCCGTCCTCCGCTGTCCCGTGACCGGTTCGCCCGTGGTCCAGGAAGGCGAAGAGCTTGTGTCGACGGCGGCCGGAGCATCGGGCGTGAAGCTGCGCTACCCGATCGAGGACGGTATCCCGCTGCTGCTGCCGCCGGAACTTCTCCAGGCCGCTACCGCTGCCGGCTCGGACCAGCACGATCCCGCTGTCCGGCCGGCCACGGACTAA
- the ahcY gene encoding adenosylhomocysteinase, translating to MTFDYKVADISLAEAGRHQIRLAEHEMPGLMSLRKEFGPTQPLKGARIAGSLHMTVQTAVLIETLTALGAEVRWASCNIFSTQDDAAAAVVVGSGTVEDPQGVPVFAWKGETLEEYWWTAQQILAWPGADTNPELGPNMILDDGGDATMLVHKGVEFEAAGAVPATGEDESEEGRIFLDVLRASLQEDPQLWTRIGAGLRGVTEETTTGVHRLYQLAEQGKLLFPAINVNDSVTKSKFDNKYGIRHSLPDGINRATDVLMGGKVAVVCGYGDVGKGAAEAFRGQGSRVIVTEIDPICALQAAMDGYQVAKLESVLSQGHIFITTTGNKDVILAEHMAGMRDKAIVGNIGHFDNEIDMAGLARIPGIRKVEIKPQVHEWVLDAGTSEERSIIVLSEGRLLNLGNATGHPSFVMSNSFANQTIAQIELWTKRDQPEGEREYINQVYVLPKILDEKVARLHLDALDVELTELSKEQADYLDLDIAGPYKPEHYRY from the coding sequence ATGACATTTGACTACAAAGTAGCCGACATATCGCTGGCCGAAGCCGGCCGCCACCAGATCCGCCTGGCCGAGCACGAAATGCCCGGCCTGATGTCACTCCGCAAGGAGTTCGGGCCCACCCAGCCGTTGAAGGGCGCCCGGATCGCCGGATCCCTGCACATGACGGTGCAGACCGCCGTCCTGATCGAAACCCTCACAGCCCTTGGTGCCGAGGTCCGCTGGGCCTCCTGCAACATCTTCTCCACCCAGGACGACGCCGCCGCGGCCGTCGTGGTGGGCTCGGGAACGGTCGAGGACCCGCAGGGTGTCCCGGTGTTCGCCTGGAAGGGCGAAACGCTGGAGGAATACTGGTGGACTGCCCAACAGATCCTGGCTTGGCCGGGCGCGGACACCAACCCGGAGCTTGGCCCGAACATGATCCTCGACGACGGCGGCGACGCCACCATGCTGGTCCACAAGGGGGTTGAGTTCGAAGCCGCCGGCGCCGTGCCGGCGACAGGCGAGGACGAATCCGAGGAAGGCCGGATCTTCCTGGACGTGCTTCGCGCCTCGCTGCAGGAAGACCCTCAGCTGTGGACCCGGATCGGGGCCGGGCTGCGCGGCGTCACCGAGGAAACCACCACCGGCGTGCACCGTCTCTACCAGCTGGCTGAGCAGGGCAAGCTGCTGTTCCCGGCCATCAACGTCAACGACTCGGTCACCAAGAGCAAGTTCGACAACAAGTACGGCATCCGCCACTCGCTGCCTGACGGCATCAACCGCGCCACCGATGTCCTGATGGGTGGCAAGGTGGCCGTCGTCTGCGGTTATGGCGACGTTGGCAAGGGAGCCGCAGAAGCATTCCGGGGCCAGGGTTCGCGCGTCATCGTCACCGAGATCGATCCCATCTGCGCCCTCCAGGCAGCCATGGACGGCTACCAGGTTGCCAAGCTTGAGTCGGTGCTGAGCCAAGGCCACATCTTCATCACCACAACCGGCAACAAGGACGTCATCCTGGCCGAACACATGGCCGGCATGCGCGACAAAGCCATCGTAGGGAACATCGGCCACTTCGACAACGAGATCGACATGGCCGGCCTGGCGCGGATCCCTGGCATCAGGAAGGTGGAAATCAAGCCCCAGGTACACGAATGGGTGCTCGACGCCGGAACCTCGGAAGAGCGCTCCATCATCGTCCTGTCCGAGGGGCGCCTGCTGAACCTGGGCAATGCAACCGGTCACCCGTCCTTCGTGATGAGCAACTCGTTCGCCAACCAGACCATCGCCCAGATCGAGCTGTGGACCAAGCGGGACCAGCCCGAAGGCGAACGCGAATACATCAACCAGGTCTACGTCCTTCCCAAGATCCTGGACGAAAAGGTTGCCCGACTGCACCTCGACGCCCTCGACGTGGAGCTCACGGAACTCTCCAAGGAACAGGCCGACTACCTGGACCTGGACATCGCCGGACCGTACAAGCCCGAGCACTATCGTTACTGA
- a CDS encoding Ig-like domain-containing protein, with the protein MEPVVKPRRRGTARKILLVAAVCVLAATGGVFAAVAPGFAGGGLESEASSAVRSAPGVASPVVAPVKVDVTPANAAKQVNPATSVYLTVGNGRIESVTLTSTAGEAVHGTFAGDGSSWTATDPLKFNTEYSYTYVVTDGAGRETSTTNSFSTVSSTHEADAAIYPLDGMKVGVGQPLQVIFSEPVVNRDAVEKAIKITSSAGQAGAFHWFSDTMVRYRPEAFWAANSTVTMDMQLFGVDLGNGQIANFNKKVTVNFGDKRVAIADATAHTFTLSVNDQVVKTLPVSMGDKRFPSARGYAVLMEKNRYDHFRAASIGLKPGDPAYYGEVDVEYSIRLTLSGAYIHQALESAFPYIGNTNVSHGCIGFAPDGAAWVFANMTTGDVVQIVNTEGDYAAVDDGYGDWNIPWAEYNN; encoded by the coding sequence ATGGAACCTGTTGTTAAGCCACGCCGGAGGGGGACCGCCAGGAAGATACTCTTGGTGGCAGCCGTGTGTGTCCTTGCCGCGACGGGCGGAGTTTTCGCCGCCGTCGCGCCGGGCTTCGCGGGCGGCGGACTGGAGTCCGAAGCCAGCTCAGCAGTCCGGTCCGCACCGGGAGTGGCATCGCCCGTGGTGGCCCCGGTCAAGGTGGACGTCACGCCGGCCAACGCCGCGAAGCAGGTGAACCCGGCCACATCCGTGTACCTCACGGTGGGCAACGGTCGGATCGAGAGCGTCACCCTGACCAGCACAGCCGGTGAAGCCGTCCACGGTACCTTCGCCGGGGACGGCAGCAGCTGGACTGCGACGGATCCCCTGAAATTCAACACCGAATACAGCTACACATATGTGGTCACCGACGGTGCGGGACGGGAAACGAGCACAACTAACTCGTTCAGTACGGTATCCAGCACCCATGAGGCGGACGCCGCGATCTACCCCCTGGACGGGATGAAGGTTGGCGTGGGCCAGCCGCTGCAGGTCATCTTCAGCGAACCGGTAGTCAACCGGGATGCCGTGGAGAAAGCCATCAAAATCACATCCAGCGCAGGGCAGGCCGGAGCCTTCCACTGGTTCAGCGACACCATGGTCCGGTACCGCCCCGAGGCCTTCTGGGCGGCGAACTCCACTGTCACCATGGACATGCAGCTCTTCGGCGTGGACCTCGGCAACGGCCAGATTGCCAACTTCAACAAAAAAGTCACGGTCAATTTCGGTGACAAGCGGGTGGCCATCGCCGACGCCACCGCCCACACCTTCACGCTCAGCGTCAACGACCAGGTAGTGAAAACACTCCCGGTCAGCATGGGTGACAAACGCTTCCCGTCAGCGCGTGGCTACGCGGTCCTGATGGAGAAGAACCGCTATGACCACTTCCGGGCCGCCAGCATCGGACTCAAGCCCGGCGATCCCGCCTACTACGGCGAAGTGGACGTCGAATATTCCATCCGCCTCACGCTGAGCGGTGCCTACATCCACCAGGCGCTGGAGTCCGCCTTCCCATACATCGGCAACACGAACGTCTCGCACGGCTGCATCGGGTTCGCTCCCGACGGCGCCGCCTGGGTTTTCGCCAACATGACCACCGGCGATGTGGTTCAGATCGTCAACACCGAAGGCGACTACGCCGCCGTCGACGACGGCTACGGCGACTGGAACATCCCCTGGGCTGAGTACAACAACTAG